The Halichoerus grypus chromosome 15, mHalGry1.hap1.1, whole genome shotgun sequence genome includes a window with the following:
- the BBS2 gene encoding BBSome complex member BBS2 — MLLPVFTLKLRHKISPRMVAIGRYDGTHPCLAAATQAGKVFIHNPHTRSQHFSASRVFQSPLESDVSLLNINQAVSCLTAGALNPELGCDALLVGTQTNLLAYDVYNNSDLFYREVADGANAIVLGTLGDISSPLAIIGGNCALQGFDHEGNDLFWTVTGDNVHSLALCDFDGDGKKELLVGSEDFDIRVFKEDEIVAEMTETEIITSLCPMYGSRFGYALSNGTVGVYDKTARYWRIKSKNHAMSIHAFDLNSDGVCELITGWSNGKVDARSDRTGEVIFKDNFSSAIAGVLEGDYLMDGHTQLICCAVDGEIRGYLPGTAEMRGNLMDTSVEQDLIRELSQKKQNLLLELRNYEENAKAELSSPQSEADGPRGIIPANTKLHTALSVNLGHETQAAHAELCISTSNDTIIRAVLIFAEGIFLGESHVVHPSIHNLSGSIRIPVTPPKDVPVDLHLKTFVGYRSSTQFHVFELTRQLPRFSMYALTSPDPAGEPLSYVNFVIAERAQRVVIWLNQNFLLPEDTNIQNAPFQVCFTSLRNGGQLYIKIKLSGEITVNTDDIDLAGDIIQSMASFFAVEDLQVEADFPVYFEELRKVLVKVDEYHSVHQKLSAEMADNSNLIRSLLVRAEDARLMRNMKTMKNRYMELYDLNKDLLNGYRIRCNNHTELLGNLKAVNQAIQRAGRLRVGKPKNQVITACRDAIRSNNINTLFRIMRVGTASS, encoded by the exons AtgctgctgcctgtgttcaccCTGAAACTGCGCCACAAAATCAGCCCCCGCATGGTGGCCATAGGGCGCTACGACGGGACTCACCCGTGCCTGGCAGCCGCCACCCAAGCGGGCAAG GTTTTTATTCACAATCCTCATACCCGGAGCCAGCATTTCAGTGCCTCCAGGGTCTTCCAGAGCCCCCTGGAGTCTGATGTTTCGCTTCTCAACATTAACCAGGCAGTCAGCTGCCTGACCGCAGGAGCCCTGAACCCAGAACTTGGGTGTGATGCTCTTTTAGTGGGGACGCAGACTAATCTTCTGGCTTATGATGTCTACAATAACTCAGATTTGTTCTACAGAGAG GTTGCAGATGGGGCCAATGCAATTGTGCTGGGAACACTGGGAGACATTTCCTCTCCTCTTGCCATTATTGGTGGAAATTGTGCTCTGCAGGGTTTTGATCATGAAGGAAATGACCTCTTTTGGACG gtTACTGGAGATAATGTTCATTCCTTGGCCTTATGTGACTTTGACGGTGATGGTAAGAAAGAG CTTCTTGTCGGGTCAGAGGATTTTGATATCCGAGTTTTTAAAGAAGACGAGATTGTGGCAGAAATGACAGAAACAGAG ATAATCACCTCTCTTTGCCCCATGTATGGCAGTCGATTTGGTTATGCCCTTTCCAATGGCACAGTTGGAGTTTACGACAAAACAGCCCGATACTGGAGAATTAAA TCCAAAAATCATGCCATGAGCATTCACGCTTTCGACCTTAATTCTGATGGAGTGTGTGAACTGATAACTGGTTGGTCCAATGGGAAG gttgaTGCTCGAAGTGACCGGACTGGGGAGGTTATCTTTAAAGacaacttttcttctgcaattgCTGGTGTGCTGGAGGGAGATTACCTGATGGACGGCCACACACAGCTCATCTGCTGCGCAGTGGACGGTGAAA TCCGGGGCTACCTGCCAGGCACAGCGGAGATGAGAGGGAACCTCATGGACACCAGCGTAGAGCAGGACCTGATCCGAGAGCTGAGTCAGAAAAAACAGAATCTGTTGCTGGAACTCCGCAACTATGAGGAAAACGCCAAG GCTGAATTGAGCAGTCCACAGAGTGAGGCTGATGGACCTCGGGGTATCATCCCAGCCAATACGAAGCTGCACACCGCCCTCTCGGTCAATCTGGGGCATGAGACCCAGGCTGCTCATGCAGAATTGTGTATTTCCACCTCTAACG aCACCATCATCCGAGCAGTATTGATTTTTGCCGAGGGAATTTTTCTAGGTGAAAGCCACGTGGTACACCCCAGCATTCACAACCTTTCCGGCTCCATCCGCATCCCAGTTACACCTCCCAAAGATGTCCCTGTGGATCTGCACTTGAAAACCTTCGTGGGTTACAGAAGCAG CACCCAGTTTCATGTGTTCGAACTGACAAGACAGCTTCCCCGCTTCTCCATGTATGCGCTGACCAGCCCCGACCCTGCCGGAGAGCCACTCAGCTATGTCAACTTTGTCATTGCAGAACGGGCACAGAGG GTTGTTATATGGCTCAACCAGAACTTCCTGTTACCAGAAGACACTAACATTCAAAATGCTCCATTTCAAGTGTGTTTCACTTCCTTACGGAACGGTGGCCAGCTGTATATAAAGATAAAGCTTAGTGGAGAG ATCACTGTAAATACTGATGATATTGATTTGGCTGGTGATATCATCCAGTCGATGGCATCATTTTTTGCTGTTGAAGACCTTCAAGTAGAAGCAGATTTCCCTGTCTACTTTGAGGAATTACGAAAGGTGCTAGTTAAG GTGGATGAATATCATTCAGTGCATCAGAAGCTCAGTGCTGAGATGGCTGATAATTCTAACCTGATCCGAAGTTTGCTGGTCCGAGCTGAAGATGCTCGTCTGATGAGGAACAT GAAAACCATGAAGAACCGCTACATGGAACTGTACGACCTCAATAAAGACTTGCTAAATGGATACAGAATTCGCTGTAACAACCACACGGAGCTCCTGGGGAACCTCAAAGCAGTAAATCAGGCCATTCAAAGAGCTGGTCGTCTTCGGG TTGGAAAACCAAAGAACCAGGTGATCACTGCTTGTCGGGATGCGATTCGAAGCAACAACATCAACACGCTGTTCAGAATCATGCGGGTGGGAACAGCGTCTTcttag